Proteins encoded by one window of Lathyrus oleraceus cultivar Zhongwan6 chromosome 1, CAAS_Psat_ZW6_1.0, whole genome shotgun sequence:
- the LOC127115226 gene encoding uncharacterized protein LOC127115226 yields MVVIVNSCLPPRIFTVNRGFALLMERLVTAVLIRCARQTRLRRPKVHLAYGFDIREEIASRSLDYVNIRSLADSSPNWVSERSCMKECWQRVTMVSLEAPW; encoded by the exons ATG GTTGTAATTGTGAACTCATGTTTGCCTCCCCGCATTTTTACCGTGAACCGTGGGTTTGCTCTGCTTATGGAGAGACTAGTTACCGCT GTTTTGATTAGGTGCGCGCGACAAACGCGTCTTCGCCGGCCTAAAGTTCATTTGGCTTACGGTTTTGATATAAGAGAGGAGATTGCTTCTAGAAGCTTGGACT ATGTCAACATTAGATCCCTAGCTGATAGTTCTCCGAATTGGGTATCAGAAAGAAGTTGCATGAAAGAATGTTGGCAACGAGTAACAATGGTGTCTCTGGAGGCTCCGTGGTAA